In Mycteria americana isolate JAX WOST 10 ecotype Jacksonville Zoo and Gardens chromosome 23, USCA_MyAme_1.0, whole genome shotgun sequence, a single window of DNA contains:
- the LOC142420188 gene encoding uncharacterized protein LOC142420188 isoform X2, whose protein sequence is MVLGHGAWTWCLGTVLGHASWPKRSGTVLGHASWPKRSGTVLGHTSWTWCSDVVHGHCALPGCVNMVLDRGAWTRCVDMVLGHGARPRIVDMVPRHGAQPRIVDMVLGHDARTWCVNMVLDCGAWTWCSGTVLCCGAWTWCMDMVLGHGARPCTVDMVLGHGAWMWCVDVVLSQGV, encoded by the exons ATGGTGCTTGGACACGGTGCGTGGACATGGTGCTTGGGCACGGTGCTCGGCCACGCATCATGGCCAAAGCGCTCGGGCACGGTGCTCGGCCATGCATCATGGCCAAAGCGCTCGGGCACGGTGCTCGGCCACACATCGTGGACGTGGTGCTCGGATGTGGTGCATGGACACTGTGCTCTGCCAGGGTGTGTGAACATGGTGCTCGACCGCGGTGCTTGGACACGGTGCGTGGACATGGTGCTCGGGCACGGTGCTCGGCCACGCATTGTGGACATGGTGCCCAGGCATGGTGCTCAGCCACGCATCGTGGACATGGTGCTCGGGCATGATGCTCGAACGTGGTGTGTGAACATGGTGCTCGACTGTGGTGCTTGGACATGGTGCTCGGGCACGGTGCTCTGCTGTGGTGCTTGGACATGGTGCATGGACATGGTGCTCGGGCACGGTGCTCGGCCATGCACCGTGGACATGGTGCTCGGGCACGGTGCTTGGATGTGGTGTGTGGACGTGGTGCTCAG CCAGGGTGTGTGA
- the LOC142420188 gene encoding uncharacterized protein LOC142420188 isoform X1 gives MVLGHGAWTWCLGTVLGHASWPKRSGTVLGHASWPKRSGTVLGHTSWTWCSDVVHGHCALPGCVNMVLDRGAWTRCVDMVLGHGARPRIVDMVPRHGAQPRIVDMVLGHDARTWCVNMVLDCGAWTWCSGTVLCCGAWTWCMDMVLGHGARPCTVDMVLGHGAWMWCVDVVLRHGAQPRCSDMVLGHGAWPRTMDMVHGRGAQPRCVKMVLGRGARTRCVDMVLSQGV, from the coding sequence ATGGTGCTTGGACACGGTGCGTGGACATGGTGCTTGGGCACGGTGCTCGGCCACGCATCATGGCCAAAGCGCTCGGGCACGGTGCTCGGCCATGCATCATGGCCAAAGCGCTCGGGCACGGTGCTCGGCCACACATCGTGGACGTGGTGCTCGGATGTGGTGCATGGACACTGTGCTCTGCCAGGGTGTGTGAACATGGTGCTCGACCGCGGTGCTTGGACACGGTGCGTGGACATGGTGCTCGGGCACGGTGCTCGGCCACGCATTGTGGACATGGTGCCCAGGCATGGTGCTCAGCCACGCATCGTGGACATGGTGCTCGGGCATGATGCTCGAACGTGGTGTGTGAACATGGTGCTCGACTGTGGTGCTTGGACATGGTGCTCGGGCACGGTGCTCTGCTGTGGTGCTTGGACATGGTGCATGGACATGGTGCTCGGGCACGGTGCTCGGCCATGCACCGTGGACATGGTGCTCGGGCACGGTGCTTGGATGTGGTGTGTGGACGTGGTGCTCAGGCACGGTGCTCAACCGCGGTGCTCGGACATGGTGCTCGGGCACGGTGCTTGGCCACGCACCATGGACATGGTGCATGGACGTGGTGCTCAGCCACGATGCGTGAAGATGGTGCTTGGCCGCGGTGCTCGGACACGGTGTGTGGACATGGTGCTCAGCCAGGGTGTGTGA
- the BOLA3 gene encoding bolA-like protein 3, which translates to MAAAAGLLGRGPLFLRRGTWRSFASQTDGEARVTRVLREKFPRASAIKVVDISGGCGAMYEIHIESEDFKEKRTVQQHQMVNQALSEEIKSMHGLRIFTSTPKP; encoded by the exons atggccgccgcggcggggctgctgGGCCGCGGGCCG CTCTTCCTGCGCCGCGGCACCTGGCGAAGCTTCGCCTCGCAGACGGACGGGGAGGCCCGAGTGACCCGGGTCCTGCGGGAGAAGTTCCCCCGCGCTTCCGCCATCAAAGTCGTGGATATATCAG GCGGCTGCGGCGCCATGTACGAAATTCACATCGAGTCGGAGGACTTCAAAGAGAAGCGAACGGTGCAGCAGCACCAGATGGTTAACCAG GCACTGAGCGAGGAGATCAAGAGCATGCACGGACTGCGCATCTTCACCTCCACCCCCAAACCTTGA
- the MOB1A gene encoding MOB kinase activator 1A isoform X1, producing MALQLPLSILTVSRYNPDPGALGTAATGEEPPREPLQTHACTGQPQGTIQNPRGICRPTAPRRVGCERCSPVLQRSKQETRTEKSGSRSSKTFKPKKNIPEGSHQYELLKHAEATLGSGNLRQAVMLPEGEDLNEWIAVNTVDFFNQINMLYGTITEFCTEASCPVMSAGPRYEYHWADGTNIKKPIKCSAPKYIDYLMTWVQDQLDDETLFPSKIGVPFPKNFMSVAKTILKRLFRVYAHIYHQHFDSVMRLQEEAHLNTSFKHFIFFVQEFNLIDRRELAPLQELIEKLGSKDR from the exons ATGGCACTGCAGCTGCCCCTCAGCATTTTGACTGTCTCTAG GTATAATCCTGATCCTGGAGCTCTGGGGACGGCTGCCACCGGGGAAGAGCCACCACGAGAGCCGCTCCAGACGCACGCCTGCACAGGACAGCCACAAGGTACCATCCAG aaccCGCGTGGCATCTGCCGGCCCACGGCACCGCGTCGGGTCGGGTGTGAAAGATGCTCCCCGGTGTTGCAGAGAAGCAAGCAAGAAACCCGCACGGAGAAGAG TGGGAGCCGATCTTCGAAAACATTCAAACCCAAGAAGAACATTCCCGAAGGTTCCCATCAGTATGAACTCTTGAAACATGCAGAAGCGACTCTGGGGAGCGGTAACCTTAGACAAGCGGTTATGTTGCCGGAAGGAGAGGACCTTAACGAGTGGATCGCCGTTAACA CGGTGGATTTCTTCAACCAAATCAACATGCTGTACGGGACCATTACGGAGTTCTGCACGGAGGCGAGCTGTCCGGTCATGTCCGCAGGACCAAG GTACGAGTACCACTGGGCGGATGGCACCAACATAAAGAAGCCGATCAAGTGCTCGGCTCCAAAGTATATCGATTACTTGATGACGTGGGTGCAGGACCAGCTGGATGACGAAACGCTCTTCCCTTCAAAGATCG GCGTTCCTTTTCCCAAGAACTTCATGTCGGTGGCCAAGACGATCCTGAAGCGGCTGTTCCGCGTGTACGCCCACATCTACCACCAGCACTTCGATTCCGTCAtgcggctgcaggaggaggcCCACCTCAACACCTCCTTCAAGCACTTTATCTTCTTTGTGCAG gAATTCAACTTGATCGACAGGCGGGAGTTGGCTCCTCTGCAGGAACTGATTGAGAAGCTGGGCTCCAAGGACAGATAA
- the MOB1A gene encoding MOB kinase activator 1A isoform X2 has product MSFLFGSRSSKTFKPKKNIPEGSHQYELLKHAEATLGSGNLRQAVMLPEGEDLNEWIAVNTVDFFNQINMLYGTITEFCTEASCPVMSAGPRYEYHWADGTNIKKPIKCSAPKYIDYLMTWVQDQLDDETLFPSKIGVPFPKNFMSVAKTILKRLFRVYAHIYHQHFDSVMRLQEEAHLNTSFKHFIFFVQEFNLIDRRELAPLQELIEKLGSKDR; this is encoded by the exons atGAGCTTCCTCTT TGGGAGCCGATCTTCGAAAACATTCAAACCCAAGAAGAACATTCCCGAAGGTTCCCATCAGTATGAACTCTTGAAACATGCAGAAGCGACTCTGGGGAGCGGTAACCTTAGACAAGCGGTTATGTTGCCGGAAGGAGAGGACCTTAACGAGTGGATCGCCGTTAACA CGGTGGATTTCTTCAACCAAATCAACATGCTGTACGGGACCATTACGGAGTTCTGCACGGAGGCGAGCTGTCCGGTCATGTCCGCAGGACCAAG GTACGAGTACCACTGGGCGGATGGCACCAACATAAAGAAGCCGATCAAGTGCTCGGCTCCAAAGTATATCGATTACTTGATGACGTGGGTGCAGGACCAGCTGGATGACGAAACGCTCTTCCCTTCAAAGATCG GCGTTCCTTTTCCCAAGAACTTCATGTCGGTGGCCAAGACGATCCTGAAGCGGCTGTTCCGCGTGTACGCCCACATCTACCACCAGCACTTCGATTCCGTCAtgcggctgcaggaggaggcCCACCTCAACACCTCCTTCAAGCACTTTATCTTCTTTGTGCAG gAATTCAACTTGATCGACAGGCGGGAGTTGGCTCCTCTGCAGGAACTGATTGAGAAGCTGGGCTCCAAGGACAGATAA
- the MTHFD2 gene encoding bifunctional methylenetetrahydrofolate dehydrogenase/cyclohydrolase, mitochondrial — MATALCPLRTLARAALRSRGRRLHLSAARNDAVVISGRKLARQIRQEARHEVEQWVAAGNKRPHLSVVLVGENPASHSYVLNKTKAAADVGISSETILRPASITEKELLDLISELNNDANVDGLLVQLPLPEHIDERKICNAVTPDKDVDGFHVINVGRMCLDQYSMLPATPWGVWEIIKRTGIPTLGKNVVVAGRSKNVGMPIAMLLHTDGRHERPGGDATVTISHRYTPKEQLKQHTIRADIVVAAAGIPNLITADMIKEGAAVIDVGITRVQDPVTAKSRLVGDVDFEGVKKKASYITPVPGGVGPMTVAMLMKNTIIAAKKLLKPKELEALTA, encoded by the exons atggcaaccgcgctctgcccGCTCCGCACCCTCGCCCGCGCCGCACTGCgctcccgcggccgccgcctccaCCTCAGCGCTGCCAG AAATGATGCGGTTGTGATTTCTGGAAGGAAGCTGGCCCGGCAGATCAGGCAGGAAGCCCGTCACGAGGTTGAGCAGTGGGTAGCGGCTGGAAACAAGAGACCTCACCTCAGCGTTGTTCTCGTCGGTGAAAATCCAGCAAGTCACTCCTACGTACTGAACAAAACCAAAGCGGCTGCTGATGTCG GAATCAGCAGTGAAACCATCCTCAGGCCGGCTTCTATTACTGAAAAGGAGCTACTGGATTTGATCAGCGAACTCAATAACGATGCCAATGTGGATGGCCTGTTAGTACAGCTTCCTTTACCCG AACATATTGATGAGCGCAAGATTTGCAACGCTGTGACTCCAGACAAAGACGTTGATGGCTTTCATGTGATAAATGTGGGGCGCATGTGCCTTGACCAGTACTCCATGCTGCCGGCTACCCCGTGGGGGGTGTGGGAGATCATTAAGAGAACTG GCATCCCAACGCTGGGGAAGAATGTGGTGGTGGCTGGCAGGTCGAAGAACGTGGGCATGCCCATCGCCATGTTGCTGCATACGGACGGCAGGCACGAGCGCCCGGGAG GCGATGCCACAGTCACAATATCTCACCGCTACACTCCCAAGGAGCAGCTGAAGCAACACACGATCCGTGCTGATATTGTGGTAGCGGCAGCAG gCATACCCAATCTGATCACAGCTGATATGATCAAAGAAGGAGCTGCTGTTATTGATGTGGGGATAACGAGAGTGCAGGATCCTGTCACTGCCAAATCGAGGCTGGTTGGGGATGTGGATTTCGAAG GGGTGAAGAAGAAAGCCAGCTACATCACTCCGGTCCCTGGGGGAGTTGGGCCCATGACAGTTGCCATGCTGATGAAGAACACCATCATTGCTGCCAAGAAGCTGCTGAAACCCAAAGAGCTGGAAGCATTAACCGCTTAA